Proteins encoded together in one Mycolicibacter minnesotensis window:
- a CDS encoding DUF6319 family protein, whose protein sequence is MTAPTIAAQAPTTDPDSSMDAVTQAPTAPEAPAAPAALVAPETKEPVKKSAGKKSKTLELTLTVTGTADGEWHAEIKQGSSYLVRNLEVAAAAVSRAAKELHEELFAPIEALMAEARSQHAARVAALEAELEAARKALADLD, encoded by the coding sequence ATGACTGCCCCCACGATCGCCGCGCAAGCCCCGACGACCGACCCCGACTCGTCGATGGACGCCGTCACGCAGGCACCGACGGCCCCCGAGGCTCCCGCCGCCCCTGCGGCTCTGGTCGCCCCCGAGACCAAGGAGCCGGTCAAGAAGTCAGCCGGCAAGAAATCCAAGACCCTCGAGCTGACCCTGACGGTCACCGGGACCGCCGACGGCGAATGGCATGCCGAGATCAAGCAGGGCAGCAGCTACCTGGTGCGCAATCTTGAGGTGGCTGCCGCGGCGGTGTCGCGCGCCGCCAAGGAATTGCATGAGGAGCTGTTCGCACCGATCGAGGCGTTGATGGCCGAGGCCCGCTCCCAGCACGCGGCTCGGGTGGCCGCACTGGAGGCCGAACTCGAAG
- a CDS encoding glycoside hydrolase has translation MVDGRKIARFCGRSLAILTSLAISGALIYAQSSNDAAPKPTETPQAAPSSPPAQPSGGMRIANPAEAAALAASVPMPTEGQQFTFPLPPGAAPENGLQVKTIWAARTIGVLFQEITTIYGYRQDPLRWHPDGLAIDVMIPDYHSEAGILLGDQIAGYALANAQRWGVNHVIWRQKIYPGVGGGNWTSDYGNETANHYDHVHIATDGGGYPTGQETYYISSMSPPPKD, from the coding sequence TTGGTGGACGGACGAAAGATCGCCAGGTTCTGCGGTCGCAGCCTGGCCATTCTGACGTCGTTGGCTATCTCCGGTGCCCTCATCTATGCCCAGAGCAGCAACGATGCGGCGCCCAAACCCACCGAGACCCCGCAGGCGGCACCGTCCTCGCCACCGGCCCAGCCCAGCGGGGGTATGCGGATCGCCAACCCCGCCGAGGCTGCGGCGCTGGCGGCCAGCGTGCCGATGCCCACCGAAGGTCAGCAGTTCACCTTCCCGCTGCCCCCCGGCGCGGCCCCGGAGAACGGGCTGCAGGTCAAGACCATCTGGGCGGCCCGCACCATCGGCGTGCTGTTTCAGGAGATCACGACCATCTACGGCTACCGCCAGGACCCGCTGCGATGGCATCCCGACGGGCTGGCCATCGACGTGATGATCCCCGACTATCACAGTGAGGCCGGGATTCTGCTCGGCGACCAGATCGCCGGTTACGCGCTGGCCAACGCTCAGCGCTGGGGTGTCAACCATGTCATCTGGCGGCAGAAGATCTACCCGGGCGTCGGTGGCGGTAACTGGACGTCGGACTACGGCAATGAGACGGCCAACCACTACGACCATGTTCATATCGCCACCGATGGCGGCGGCTACCCCACCGGACAGGAGACGTACTACATCTCCTCGATGAGCCCGCCGCCGAAGGATTGA
- a CDS encoding NAD-dependent malic enzyme, producing MTPQQPQRRGQDLLFDPLTTKGTAFSQDERRELGLLGLLPVAVKTIAEQVAHTYAEFSNRRDDLDKHSYLRALQDRNETLFYRLLSDHIEEMLPIVYTPTVGDACRQFSEIYRRPRGLFVSYPDRDRLREVLRNRWEHQVDVIVVTDGQRILGLGDQGIGGMGIPIGKLSLYTLIGGIDPARTLPIILDVGTDNVELLHDPQYLGWRHRRISDEEYYAFVDDFVAVVREEMPEVLLQWEDFATVHALPLLNRYRDRMLTFNDDIQGTAAVALGALHGAVRAAGRPLSQQQVVMLGAGSAGIGVLEMIRQQMVAEGLSDAQAAERIWAIDINGLLTDDRDDLSESQRRFAQSASRVSGWDARGLADVVHHVDVGILLGLSTVAGAFTESIVRELAAKTDRPIIFPLSNPTSRAEAHPAELDEWTGGRALIATGSPFPPIPHGQRSRRVAQCNNVYIFPAIGLAVTAARASRVTDAMMRAAATTLGDASPALTDADQPLLPAFADLPEITTRIATAVAIQAVRDGVAPAASDEEVAETVRRARWTPEYRTR from the coding sequence GTGACCCCACAACAGCCGCAACGCCGAGGTCAGGATCTGCTGTTCGATCCGCTCACCACCAAGGGCACCGCATTCAGCCAGGACGAGCGCCGGGAGCTGGGCCTGTTGGGTCTGCTGCCGGTTGCGGTGAAGACGATCGCCGAACAGGTCGCGCACACCTACGCCGAGTTCTCCAACCGGCGCGATGATCTGGACAAGCACAGCTACCTGCGCGCTCTGCAGGACCGCAATGAGACGTTGTTCTACCGGCTGCTCAGTGACCACATCGAGGAGATGCTGCCGATCGTCTATACCCCGACGGTGGGCGACGCGTGCCGGCAGTTCAGCGAGATCTACCGGCGGCCGCGTGGACTGTTCGTGTCCTACCCGGATCGCGATCGGCTACGGGAAGTGCTGCGCAACCGTTGGGAACACCAGGTCGATGTCATCGTCGTGACCGACGGACAGCGCATCCTGGGCCTGGGCGACCAGGGCATCGGCGGCATGGGCATTCCGATCGGCAAGCTGTCGCTCTACACCCTGATCGGCGGAATCGATCCGGCCCGCACCTTGCCGATCATTCTCGATGTCGGCACCGACAACGTCGAACTGCTCCACGATCCGCAATACCTGGGGTGGCGTCACCGCCGGATCAGCGACGAGGAGTACTACGCCTTCGTCGACGACTTCGTCGCGGTGGTGCGCGAGGAAATGCCGGAGGTCCTGCTGCAGTGGGAGGACTTTGCCACCGTGCATGCGCTGCCACTGCTGAATCGCTACCGGGACCGGATGCTGACATTCAACGACGACATCCAGGGCACCGCAGCCGTGGCCCTGGGCGCGCTGCACGGTGCTGTCCGCGCCGCGGGACGCCCGCTGTCCCAGCAACAGGTGGTGATGCTCGGCGCCGGTTCGGCGGGCATCGGCGTGCTGGAGATGATCCGGCAACAGATGGTCGCCGAAGGCCTCTCCGACGCGCAGGCCGCCGAGCGGATCTGGGCGATCGACATCAATGGGTTGCTGACCGACGACCGCGACGACCTGTCCGAGAGCCAGCGCCGATTCGCCCAATCCGCGTCGCGGGTGTCGGGCTGGGACGCCCGCGGCCTGGCCGATGTGGTGCACCACGTCGATGTGGGGATCTTGCTGGGCCTGTCGACGGTGGCCGGTGCGTTCACCGAAAGCATCGTTCGGGAGCTGGCGGCCAAGACCGACCGGCCGATCATCTTCCCGCTGTCCAATCCCACCAGCCGAGCCGAGGCGCACCCGGCAGAGCTGGACGAGTGGACCGGCGGGCGTGCCCTGATCGCCACCGGGTCGCCCTTCCCCCCGATCCCGCACGGCCAGCGCAGCCGCCGCGTCGCGCAGTGCAACAACGTATATATCTTCCCGGCGATCGGACTGGCGGTCACCGCCGCACGCGCCTCGCGCGTCACCGATGCCATGATGCGTGCTGCCGCCACCACGCTCGGCGACGCCTCCCCCGCGCTGACCGACGCCGACCAGCCGCTGCTGCCCGCGTTCGCGGACCTGCCCGAGATCACCACCCGGATCGCCACCGCGGTCGCCATCCAGGCGGTGCGTGACGGCGTGGCACCGGCGGCCTCCGATGAGGAGGTCGCCGAGACCGTCCGGCGGGCCCGCTGGACCCCGGAGTACCGGACTCGGTAG